The proteins below come from a single Triplophysa rosa linkage group LG12, Trosa_1v2, whole genome shotgun sequence genomic window:
- the LOC130562636 gene encoding extracellular calcium-sensing receptor, which produces MSQRLDDVGLYQDGDVIIGALINIHNLPPTPDLTFTKRTEIKPCTELQERSMRWVQAVVFAVEEINRNPFLLPGIQLGYHIQDSCSRYPYSLRSALSMISGGNHTCSNTRPAKLIIGDSASTQSIILSTTLRPLQIAMISYLASCPCLSNRQKYPNFFRTVPSDAYQARTMAQMVKRFGWTWVGAMVVDNDYGRGAVQVFEEEIKGMEICLAFFHTIYREQLAKDVDRAATTVQASSARVILVFAWYADVEAFLLELVRRNVTDRLFLASEIWSTSGHLLSNPQLYTISKGTLGVALRCAHIPGFDAHLRQLHPSRYPKDALLKALWQNIFTCSLQKNSSTGFQKSLSPCSGTESLKGMNRQFTDTSSLRVTYNVYLAVYAAAHAVHSLLTCTTQNNSDPERKPQCSSLDSITPAQLLQHIEQVNFTTQLGEKFYFQDGGIPPVYDLVNWQRAPDGSLHYVTIGKVEGNQLIINESAIIWPGDSGKVPVSVCTAECPPGTRKAIKKGLPVCCFDCLPCTDGEISNITGAVKCYRCPPEFWSNSFRNECVPRETEFLAFTETMGITLSSVAVSGALMTSTVAVIFLYHRNTPIVKANNSELSFLLLLSLKLCFLCSLVFVGQPSLWSCRLQQAAFGISFVLCISCILVKTIVVLVAFRSARPGSSALIKWFGPGQQRGSVLLCTCVQVIICAMWLSVSPPSPRHNYGIQGSKVILECTVGSVAGFATVLGYIGFLASVCFLLAFFARKLPDNFNEAKFITFSMLIFCAVWIAFVPAYVSSPGRYSVAVEIFAILASSFGLLVCIFVPKCYIILLKPENNTKKFLMGKT; this is translated from the exons GCTTCAAGAGCGTTCTATGCGCTGGGTTCAAGCTGTGGTGTTTGCAGTCGAAGAAATTAACCGCAATCCCTTTCTATTGCCTGGTATTCAACTGGGATATCACATACAAGATAGCTGTTCCCGATACCCCTACAGTCTAAGATCAGCTTTGTCAATGATCAGTGGCGGAAACCATACCTGCAGCAACACCAGACCTGCTAAACTCATAATTGGAGATTCTGCTTCGACTCAAAGCATTATCCTGTCCACAACACTGCGTCCCCTGCAGATCGCAATG ATCAGCTATCTGGCTAGCTGCCCGTGTCTCAGCAACAGACAAAAATACCCCAATTTCTTCCGCACTGTCCCCAGTGATGCTTATCAGGCACGCACGATGGCTCAAATGGTTAAACGCTTTGGCTGGACGTGGGTCGGAGCCATGGTTGTTGATAATGACTACGGCCGTGGGGCAGTGCAGGTGTTTGAAGAGGAAATTAAAGGGATGGAAATTTGCTTGGCTTTCTTTCACACCATCTACAGGGAGCAGCTGGCCAAGGATGTTGACCGTGCAGCGACGACGGTGCAAGCCTCATCTGCCCGTGTGATCCTTGTATTTGCATGGTACGCAGATGTGGAGGCTTTTCTGTTGGAGTTGGTTCGTAGAAATGTGACCGACAGGCTGTTTCTGGCCAGTGAGATCTGGAGCACCAGTGGGCATCTCTTGAGCAATCCTCAGCTCTACACCATCTCCAAGGGAACTCTCGGTGTGGCTTTAAGATGTGCACACATACCTGGCTTTGATGCACATCTCCGACAGCTACATCCTTCCCGTTACCCTAAAGATGCCCTGTTGAAGGCTTTGTGGCAGAATATATTCACTTGTAGCCTTCAAAAGAACTCTTCCACAGGTTTTCAGAAGAGCCTCTCTCCCTGCAGCGGCACGGAGAGTCTGAAAGGAATGAACCGTCAGTTTACAGACACCTCTTCCCTGAGAGTGACGTATAATGTGTACTTGGCTGTGTATGCTGCTGCCcatgcagtgcattctctgttgacctgcacaacacaaaataactcAGACCCTGAAAGAAAACCACAGTGTTCCTCTCTGGATAGCATCACTCCAGCACAG cttttacaGCACATTGAACAAGTTAATTTCACCACTCAGTTAGGAGAGAAGTTTTATTTCCAGGATGGAGGCATCCCGCCTGTCTATGATCTGGTGAACTGGCAAAGAGCTCCTGATGGTTCTCTCCATTATGTGACCATCGGTAAAGTGGAGGGAAACCAGCTTATCATTAATGAATCTGCTATTATATGGCCTGGAGACTCAGGAAAG GTGCCTGTATCTGTTTGCACAGCTGAGTGTCCTCCTGGGACACGTAAGGCCATTAAGAAAGGTTTGCCTGTGTGCTGCTTTGACTGTCTGCCCTGCACTGATGGTGAAATCAGCAACATCACAG GTGCTGTGAAATGTTATCGCTGCCCCCCAGAGTTCTGGTCTAATAGTTTCAGAAACGAATGTGTGCCCAGAGAGACTGAGTTTCTCGCCTTTACAGAAACAATGGGCATCACATTGTCAAGCGTGGCTGTTTCAGGTGCACTTATGACATCTACAGTGGCTGTTATTTTCCTGTACCACAGAAACACTCCCATTGTTAAGGCCAACAACTCTGAACTGAGCTTCCTGCTCTTGCTGTCACTCAAACTCTGCTTCTTGTGCTCGCTGGTGTTTGTAGGCCAGCCCTCGCTTTGGTCATGCAGGTTACAACAGGCCGCGTTTGGGATCAGTTTTGTCCTGTGCATCTCCTGCATTCTGGTCAAAACCATTGTGGTTCTAGTTGCATTTCGCTCGGCTAGACCTGGATCCTCGGCTCTTATAAAATGGTTTGGACCCGGTCAGCAGAGAGGAAGTGTTTTGCTGTGCACCTGTGTTCAAGTGATTATCTGTGCCATGTGGCTCTCCGTCAGTCCACCTTCACCTCGCCATAACTATGGAATCCAGGGGTCAAAGGTCATCCTGGAGTGCACGGTGGGATCAGTTGCAGGATTCGCCACTGTACTGGGCTACATTGGCTTTTTGGCTTCTGTCTGCTTTTTGTTGGCTTTCTTTGCACGGAAGCTTCCGGATAATTTTAACGAGGCCAAGTTTATTACATTTAGTATGTTGATATTTTGCGCTGTGTGGATTGCATTTGTGCCAGCGTATGTCAGCTCTCCAGGGAGGTACAGCGTGGCTGTGGAGATTTTTGCCATCTTGGCCTCTAGTTTTGGACTTTTGGTTTGCATATTTGTCCCAAAATGCTACATTATTTTGCTCAAGCCAGAAAACAACACTAAGAAGTTTCTTATGGGAAAAACATAA
- the LOC130562554 gene encoding extracellular calcium-sensing receptor-like, producing the protein MWITLCLYLSINCISVVSVVSAGTCRLQGRFKLNGMYQDGDLILGGLFEVHFLTVFPELSFRTEPDPPYCEQFDMASFQQAQTMVFALQEINKNPSLLPNITLGYYLYDNCVKLGVAFRAATALVSGTEESISNLDCTGPPPVIAIVGDPGSTHSIAISSVLGLFRVPMVSYFATCSCLSDRKKYPSFFRTIPSDAFQVRAMMQILRHFGWTWVGLLYSDDDYGIYAAQSFHQEVQLFGGCVGFSEMLPRDNNRRDIKRIRNTPIVRANNSELSFLLLLSLKLCFLCVLLFIGRPQLWTCQLRHAVFGISFVLCVSSILVKTMVVIAVFKSSRPEGKNAMKWFGAAQQRGTVLVLTALQVVICAVWLSNASPTPYKNSQYIRSKIVYECAIGSVVGFAMLLGYIGVLAAVSFLLAFLARNLPDSFNEAKFITFSMLIFCAVWITFVPAYVSSPGKYAVAVEIFAILASSFGLLVAIFAPKCYIILLRPERNTKKAVMGRAMQQK; encoded by the exons atgtggatCACTCTATGTCTGTACCTGTCCATTAACTGCATTTCTGTAGTGTCAGTGGTCAGTGCAGGCACATGTCGGCTTCAAGGACGCTTCAAGTTGAACGGGATGTATCAGGATGGAGATCTAATACTCGGAGGCCTGTTTGAGGTTCATTTTCTCACAGTGTTCCCAGAACTGAGCTTCAGAACTGAGCCAGATCCACCATACTGTGAGCA atttgatatgGCAAGCTTCCAGCAGGCACAGACTATGGTTTTTGCATTACAGGAGATCAATAAAAATCCCAGTCTGCTGCCTAACATCACTCTTGGTTACTATCTGTATGACAACTGTGTAAAGCTCGGAGTGGCATTTCGTGCTGCAACAGCTCTGGTCAGTGGGACAGAGGAGTCCATCTCCAACCTCGACTGTACTGGACCACCACCAGTGATTGCTATTGTCGGGGATCCAGGGTCCACTCACTCCATTGCGATCTCCAGTGTGCTGGGGCTGTTTCGAGTGCCTATG GTTAGCTATTTTGCCACCTGCTCCTGTCTGAGTGACAGGAAGAAATATCCCTCTTTTTTCAGAACTATCCCCAGCGATGCCTTCCAGGTGAGGGCTATGATGCAGATCTTGAGACATTTTGGATGGACATGGGTCGGTCTCCTTTATAGTGATGATGATTATGGAATCTATGCCGCTCAGTCCTTCCATCAAGAGGTGCAGTTGTTTGGAGGGTGTGTTGGCTTTTCTGAAATGCTGCCCCGTGATAACAACCGCAGAGATATAAAGCGCATA AGAAACACACCTATAGTGCGCGCCAATAATTCAGAGCTCAGCTTCCTGCTGCTGCTGTCACTCAaactgtgttttctgtgtgtgctgCTGTTTATTGGTCGTCCACAGTTGTGGACGTGTCAGTTGAGACATGCTGTGTTTGGCATTAGTTTTGTTCTGTGCGTCTCCAGCATTCTGGTCAAGACTATGGTGGTAATAGCCGTGTTCAAGTCATCTCGGCCAGAAGGTAAAAATGCAATGAAATGGTTTGGAGCAGCTCAACAAAGAGGCACAGTCTTGGTACTAACTGCCCTTCAGGTGGTGATTTGTGCAGTCTGGTTATCAAATGCTTCTCCAACACCATATAAAAACAGTCAGTATATCAGGTCTAAAATAGTGTATGAATGTGCTATTGGTTCAGTGGTTGGATTTGCTATGTTGCTGGGATACATTGGAGTGTTGGCAGCTGTTAGTTTTCTGTTAGCTTTCCTGGCAAGAAACCTTCCTGATAGTTTTAATGAAGCAAAGTTCATAACATTTAGCATGTTGATCTTCTGCGCTGTGTGGATCACATTTGTTCCAGCATATGTCAGCTCACCAGGGAAATATGCAGTAGCTGTGGAGATTTTTGCCATCCTGGCTTCAAGTTTTGGATTACTGGTGGCTATATTTGCTCCAAAGTGCTACATTATCCTCTTACGTCCAGAGAGAAACACTAAGAAAGCTGTCATGGGACGAGCTATGCAACAGAAATAG
- the LOC130562626 gene encoding extracellular calcium-sensing receptor-like — translation MWITLYICICLFLNCISSALIADSATCQLQGRFKLNGVYQDGDLILGGLFEVHFFTVFPDLSFTTEPEPPYCEKFDMESFQQAQTMIFAIEEINKNPNLLPNITLGYHLYDNCVMLGMAFRAAIALVSGTGESFSNLDCTGPPPVIGIVGDPGSTPSIAISSVLGLFRVPMVSHYATCSCLSDRKKYPSFFRTIPSDAFQVRAMMQILRHFGWTWVGLLYSDDDYGIYAAQSLHQEMQLFGGCVAFSEMLPHDNNRRDILRIVEVIQASTAKVVVVFSTSSYLMPLMDEVLMQNMTDLQWIASEAWATSPVFHTQRFLPFLRGTLGIAIRRGEIQGLQDFLFRLRPSNDPRNNMLRIFWENMFDCSFETGGREIDGEQFKKVCSGEEDLYSTNTVYTDVSGLRPAYNVYKAVYALAHALHDLMQCEEGRGPFNENTCADITNLQPWQLVHYLQKVNFTTGFGDRMSFDKNGDALAIYDVMNWQPSSDGSIKVYTVGVVDEGAATGKVLTLNEDALYWNSETRKPPRSVCSESCPPGTRRARRKGLPVCCFDCLPCADGEISNTTDANECTVCPDEFWSNPDKDQCIPKEVEYLSYEEPLGISLTTASLLGTCFCALVMIIFAHHRNTPIVRANNSELSFLLLLSLKLCFLCVLLFIGRPQLWTCQLRHAVFGISFVLCVSSILVKTMVVIAVFKSSRPEGKNAMKWFGAAQQRGTVLVLTALQVAICVVWLSTASPTPHKNSQYITSKIVYECAIGSVVGFAVLLGYIGFLAAVSFLLAFLARNLPDSFNEAKFITFSMLIFCAVWITFVPAYVSSPGKYAVAVEIFAILASSFGLLVAIFAPKCYIILLHPERNTKKALMGRGTEKK, via the exons atgtggatcactctgtatatttgtatatgcCTGTTCTTAAACTGTATTTCTTCAGCTTTAATCGCTGACTCGGCTACCTGTCAGCTCCAGGGACGTTTTAAACTGAATGGAGTGTATCAGGATGGAGATCTTATACTCGGAGGCCTGTTTGAGGTTCACTTTTTCACAGTGTTTCCAGATCTGAGCTTCACAACTGAGCCAGAACCACCATACTGTGAGAA ATTTGATATGGAAAGTTTCCAGCAGGCACAAACTATGATTTTTGCTATAGAAGAAATCAATAAGAATCCCAACTTGCTGCCAAACATCACCCTTGGTTATCATCTGTATGACAACTGTGTTATGTTGGGAATGGCGTTCCGGGCTGCCATAGCTTTGGTCAGTGGGACAGGAGAGTCCTTCTCCAACCTCGACTGTACTGGACCACCACCAGTCATTGGAATTGTGGGAGATCCAGGATCCACTCCCTCGATTGCAATCTCCAGTGTGCTGGGGCTGTTTCGAGTGCCTATG GTTAGCCACTATGCCACCTGCTCCTGTTTGAGTGACAGAAAAAAGTACCCGTCCTTCTTCAGAACTATCCCCAGCGATGCCTTCCAGGTGAGGGCTATGATGCAGATCTTGAGACATTTTGGATGGACATGGGTAGGTCTCCTCTACAGTGATGATGATTATGGCATCTACGCAGCTCAGTCCTTACATCAAGAGATGCAGCTGTTTGGGGGCTGTGTGGCTTTTTCCGAAATGCTGCCTCATGATAACAACCGCAGGGATATTCTGCGCATAGTGGAAGTGATTCAGGCTTCTACGGCTAAAGTGGTGGTTGTTTTTTCTACTTCTTCATATCTGATGCCCTTAATGGATGAGGTATTGATGCAGAACATGACAGACTTGCAGTGGATTGCAAGTGAAGCTTGGGCCACTTCTCCTGTTTTTCACACTCAGCGTTTCCTGCCCTTTCTAAGGGGCACACTGGGCATCGCCATCAGACGTGGAGAGATCCAGGGACTTCAGGACTTTTTGTTCCGCCTTCGGCCCAGTAATGACCCAAGAAATAACATGTTGAGGATTTTCTGGGAGAATATGTTTGATTGTAGTTTTGAAACAGGGGGTAGAGAAATAGATGGAGAGCAATTTAAAAAGGTCTGTTCAGGAGAGGAAGATTTATACAGCACAAATACAGTGTACACTGATGTTTCAGGGCTGAGACCAGCCTATAATGTGTATAAGGCAGTTTATGCTCTGGCACATGCACTTCATGACCTGATGCAGTGTGAGGAGGGGAGAGGACCATTCAATGAGAATACATGTGCTGACATAACCAACCTGCAGCCCTGGCAG CTGGTTCACTACCTACAGAAAGTGAATTTCACCACAGGTTTTGGGGACCGTATGTCATTTGATAAGAATGGAGATGCTCTGGCCATCTATGATGTGATGAACTGGCAGCCGAGCTCTGATGGGTCAATAAAGGTTTACACAGTCGGTGTGGTGGATGAAGGGGCAGCAACAGGGAAAGTGCTCACACTGAATGAAGATGCATTATACTGGAACTCTGAGACAAGAAAA CCTCCGCGGTCTGTGTGTAGTGAGAGCTGCCCTCCAGGCACCAGACGAGCCAGGAGGAAGGGCCTTCCTGTCTGCTGCTTTGACTGCCTGCCATGTGCAGATGGAGAGATTTCTAACACAACTG ATGCAAATGAGTGCACAGTTTGTCCAGATGAGTTCTGGTCCAATCCAGATAAGGATCAGTGTATCCCTAAAGAAGTGGAGTATCTGTCCTATGAGGAACCTCTGGGCATCTCTCTGACCACTGCTTCACTGCTCGGCACCTGCTTCTGTGCTCTTGTGATGATCATCTTCGCTCATCACAGAAACACACCTATAGTGCGCGCCAATAATTCAGAGCTCAGCTTCCTGCTGCTGCTGTCACTCAaactgtgttttctgtgtgtgctgCTGTTTATTGGTCGTCCACAATTGTGGACGTGTCAGTTGAGACATGCTGTGTTTGGCATTAGTTTTGTTCTGTGCGTCTCCAGCATTCTGGTCAAGACTATGGTGGTAATAGCCGTGTTCAAGTCATCTCGGCCAGAAGGTAAAAATGCAATGAAATGGTTTGGAGCAGCTCAACAAAGAGGCACAGTCTTGGTACTAACTGCTCTCCAGGTGGCAATATGTGTTGTCTGGCTATCAACTGCATCTCCAACACCCCATAAAAACAGTCAGTATATCACCTCTAAAATAGTGTATGAATGTGCTATTGGTTCAGTGGTTGGATTTGCTGTGCTGCTGGGATACATTGGCTTTCTGGCAGCTGTTAGTTTTCTGTTAGCTTTCCTGGCAAGAAACCTTCCTGATAGTTTTAATGAAGCAAAGTTCATAACATTTAGCATGTTGATCTTCTGCGCTGTGTGGATCACATTTGTTCCAGCATATGTCAGCTCACCAGGGAAATATGCAGTAGCTGTGGAGATTTTTGCCATCCTGGCTTCAAGTTTTGGATTACTGGTGGCTATATTTGCACCAAAGTGCTACATCATCCTCTTACATCCAGAGAGAAACACTAAAAAAGCCCTAATGGGAAGAGGCACAGAAAAGAAATAG